AAAAAGCGGCGGCCCAAGGTGAAGCGCAGGCGCAATATATGGTAGCGGCAGTATACATGTCCGGGAGCGGCGGTATGACAAGAAATCCTGCCGAGTCTATAAGCTGGGCGCGGAAGTCAGCGGAACAGGGGAATAGTGACGCTCAGTTTTTGCTGGGTCTTGCCTATTTCCATGGTGACGGGGTGCCAAAGGATATGGTTGTTGGAATCAGCTTGTGCCAAAGAGCTGCCGAACAAGGAAATGTAAAAGCCCAGTCATTCTTAGCCCGTGCTTACTATTTCGGGCAAGGTGTCTCGCAAAATCATACAGAAGCATTGAAGTGGTGGGAAAAAGCAGCGGAAAATGATGCGCTGGATGCTCAACTGGCACTGGGATCTTTAT
The nucleotide sequence above comes from Acetonema longum DSM 6540. Encoded proteins:
- a CDS encoding tetratricopeptide repeat protein, with protein sequence MISWFRKAADQGNPDAQYMLGNAYDAGVGVPENPAEAVKWWKKAAEQGEAKSQYMLGSAYGSGRGIKRDTAAAFAWWKKAAAQGEAQAQYMVAAVYMSGSGGMTRNPAESISWARKSAEQGNSDAQFLLGLAYFHGDGVPKDMVVGISLCQRAAEQGNVKAQSFLARAYYFGQGVSQNHTEALKWWEKAAENDALDAQLALGSLYFSGSKEIPRNLVVAMQWYRKAAEQGDKVAQYNLENSGSGLTY